One genomic segment of Paenibacillus durus includes these proteins:
- a CDS encoding ArsC/Spx/MgsR family protein produces MAHIIFYTKPGCMGAVRQKSLLESYGHTLEERSLLSTEWTPETLQPYLADLELKDWFNPNAPAVKSGQVIPGALSREETLELLCSDPILIKRPLMNIGGQVLAGFDAEHLKEIGLCEVPSGYNTGCHSQDQGGACASGS; encoded by the coding sequence ATGGCGCATATCATTTTCTATACCAAGCCCGGTTGTATGGGAGCGGTCCGCCAAAAGTCGCTGCTGGAAAGTTACGGTCATACGCTGGAGGAACGGTCGCTGCTGAGTACGGAGTGGACACCCGAGACGCTGCAGCCCTATCTTGCAGACTTGGAGCTGAAAGATTGGTTCAACCCGAACGCCCCTGCGGTCAAATCGGGTCAGGTCATTCCGGGAGCCCTTTCCCGGGAGGAGACGCTGGAGTTGTTATGCAGCGATCCCATCCTGATTAAGCGCCCGCTCATGAATATCGGCGGTCAGGTTCTTGCAGGTTTCGATGCGGAACATCTGAAGGAGATTGGCCTCTGTGAAGTTCCCTCCGGTTACAATACAGGCTGCCATAGCCAGGATCAGGGCGGCGCCTGCGCTTCCGGGTCGTGA
- a CDS encoding NifB/NifX family molybdenum-iron cluster-binding protein, which produces MSSRIAIGSSDGQWIDQHFGSCEQFMVYDVSAEGEWTLAEVRKTGNDGLTGRHSQEQLNKIIGLLSDCSTVLVSRIGMGVGEELKERGIAFSTDYISLKHAQEKLITT; this is translated from the coding sequence ATGTCGAGCAGGATTGCGATAGGCAGCAGCGATGGGCAATGGATTGACCAGCATTTCGGCAGCTGCGAACAGTTTATGGTTTATGATGTATCCGCGGAGGGCGAGTGGACACTGGCGGAAGTCCGCAAGACAGGAAATGACGGCCTCACCGGCAGACACAGCCAGGAGCAGTTGAACAAAATAATAGGCCTTTTATCCGATTGCAGCACAGTGCTTGTCAGCCGGATCGGCATGGGGGTCGGCGAGGAGCTTAAGGAGCGCGGGATAGCGTTCAGCACCGATTATATCTCGCTTAAGCATGCTCAGGAGAAGCTTATTACCACCTGA
- a CDS encoding glycosyltransferase family 4 protein, with protein sequence MRILHIANHVKETGNGIVNVMVDLACEQAARNHQVCIVSAGGQYEELIARYNIRHYYLDQTRRPAQLMRAVFNFRRVVADFSPDIIHAHMMTGAILARYLKGFRKYKVVTHVHNEFQKSADYMKVGDRVIAVSQAVSKAMAGRGVGKDKLRVILNGTIGSPRDSDSGPIPLEGQAIITVAGMYERKGISDLIDAFDLLAGDHPQARLYIVGDGPDRAKFEERAAASPFSGRIRFAGFQAESRRWMKAADVFVLASHKEPFGLVLIEARESGCAIVATDVDGIPEALDYGEAGILVPPRDAKALSAAIGEFLSNEAKRQHYRTQAGAGLDYYRVGRVAEEMLGVYDELLFGTSVLAGAAGNK encoded by the coding sequence GTGCGTATTCTTCATATCGCCAATCATGTGAAGGAAACGGGTAACGGAATCGTTAACGTTATGGTCGACCTGGCTTGCGAACAGGCAGCAAGAAATCATCAGGTGTGCATCGTATCGGCGGGCGGACAGTATGAAGAGCTTATTGCCAGGTACAACATCCGGCATTACTATCTGGACCAGACAAGAAGGCCCGCTCAGCTGATGCGGGCTGTTTTTAATTTCAGACGGGTAGTCGCAGACTTCTCACCCGATATCATTCATGCGCACATGATGACCGGAGCGATACTCGCCCGCTATCTGAAAGGCTTCCGTAAATATAAGGTCGTGACTCATGTTCATAACGAGTTTCAAAAAAGCGCGGACTACATGAAGGTTGGCGACAGAGTGATCGCCGTTAGCCAGGCAGTTTCCAAGGCCATGGCTGGCCGGGGTGTCGGCAAGGACAAGCTTCGCGTCATTCTGAACGGCACCATTGGAAGCCCGCGCGATTCTGATTCCGGTCCTATCCCCTTGGAAGGGCAGGCTATCATCACGGTTGCCGGTATGTACGAGCGTAAGGGGATCTCCGATCTCATCGACGCCTTCGATCTTCTTGCGGGCGACCATCCGCAAGCAAGGCTCTATATCGTAGGCGACGGGCCGGACCGTGCCAAGTTCGAGGAGCGGGCTGCGGCCTCGCCTTTTTCCGGCAGAATCCGGTTCGCAGGCTTCCAGGCCGAGAGCCGCCGCTGGATGAAAGCCGCAGATGTATTCGTCCTGGCTTCCCATAAGGAACCGTTCGGGCTTGTCCTGATCGAGGCCCGGGAATCGGGCTGCGCCATCGTAGCCACCGATGTGGACGGCATCCCCGAAGCACTGGATTATGGAGAAGCGGGAATTCTGGTTCCTCCCCGGGACGCCAAGGCGCTCTCCGCAGCAATTGGGGAGTTTCTCTCCAATGAGGCAAAGCGCCAGCACTACCGCACCCAGGCCGGGGCAGGACTGGACTATTACCGCGTGGGGCGCGTGGCGGAAGAAATGCTTGGGGTTTACGATGAACTGCTGTTTGGAACGTCTGTGCTCGCAGGGGCTGCGGGTAACAAGTGA
- a CDS encoding glycosyltransferase family 2 protein, producing the protein MTDSKRLSVVIITQNEEEKIEQAILSCRPFADDIVVVDGGSTDGTVLIAKRLGCTVYHNPWPGYAKQRIFGADHAPSNWIFFIDSDEEVSEELQKSLMDWKKEPENKVKAYTVYRIGDFLGKWMPKGEHLVRLYKKDEVRMKDVLVHEGPDVDPSAVPCLDGTLWHHGYRSIQDHVQRFNKYTDLEARKDYDRRKAFSLMRLLFRPPAKLIYTLFVRKMITKGVAGFSVAFFWMYYEFLKEIKLYELYGREKKREKPVYVIESEKRPV; encoded by the coding sequence TTGACTGACAGCAAACGATTGTCCGTTGTGATTATCACACAGAACGAGGAAGAGAAGATTGAGCAGGCCATTCTCTCCTGCCGTCCCTTTGCGGACGATATCGTCGTCGTCGATGGAGGCAGCACCGACGGAACGGTCCTCATTGCGAAGCGGCTCGGCTGCACCGTCTACCATAATCCCTGGCCGGGATATGCCAAACAGCGAATATTCGGGGCGGATCATGCGCCCAGCAACTGGATCTTTTTTATCGACTCAGATGAGGAGGTAAGCGAAGAGCTCCAGAAGTCGCTGATGGACTGGAAAAAGGAGCCGGAGAATAAGGTGAAAGCCTATACAGTGTACCGGATCGGCGATTTTCTCGGCAAGTGGATGCCAAAGGGCGAGCATCTCGTGAGGCTGTACAAAAAAGATGAAGTGCGGATGAAGGACGTCCTCGTTCACGAAGGCCCGGATGTCGATCCCTCCGCAGTCCCTTGTTTGGATGGAACACTCTGGCATCACGGCTACCGCAGCATTCAGGACCATGTACAGCGCTTTAACAAGTACACCGATCTCGAAGCCCGAAAAGATTATGATCGAAGAAAAGCCTTCAGTCTGATGAGACTTCTGTTCAGACCCCCCGCCAAGCTGATCTATACCCTGTTCGTCCGCAAAATGATTACGAAAGGAGTTGCCGGTTTCAGCGTCGCCTTTTTCTGGATGTATTATGAGTTTCTCAAGGAAATCAAACTCTATGAACTTTACGGCCGGGAAAAAAAACGTGAGAAGCCGGTCTATGTCATCGAAAGCGAGAAACGCCCAGTTTAA
- a CDS encoding ABC transporter ATP-binding protein: MSRYPLISTDAITDASPEENTKQSIISIRKLGKSFVSGSGKGAVRYQVLKDVDLNIQRGEFFILLGPSGCGKSTLLNLIAGFEKQTEGELLVDGQTIDRPGKERAMVFQHPDASLFPWLNVRENIEFGLRMQGVSRGERKAVSDRYIELAGLTGHERKFPRELSGGMKQRVQIARVLANDPELLLMDEPLGALDAFTRRIMQDELVRIWTETKKTVIFVTHDIQEAVLLGGRIGIMSIGPDSRVFEIMDNRLEYPRDITSREFNLMQKKLQSIFQDDLYFHL, from the coding sequence ATGTCCCGCTATCCATTGATCTCCACGGACGCGATAACCGATGCTTCCCCAGAGGAGAATACTAAGCAGTCGATCATTTCGATCCGGAAGCTCGGCAAATCTTTTGTATCCGGCAGCGGCAAGGGGGCAGTTCGCTATCAGGTGCTGAAAGATGTCGATCTGAACATTCAGAGGGGGGAGTTTTTTATCCTTCTGGGTCCTAGCGGTTGCGGCAAGTCCACATTGCTTAACCTGATCGCCGGTTTTGAGAAGCAGACCGAAGGCGAATTGCTCGTGGACGGACAGACCATTGACCGGCCTGGAAAAGAGCGGGCCATGGTTTTCCAGCATCCGGATGCTTCCCTGTTCCCTTGGCTGAATGTCCGGGAGAACATCGAATTCGGCCTGCGTATGCAGGGGGTGAGCCGCGGGGAACGCAAGGCTGTCTCCGACCGGTATATCGAACTGGCGGGCCTAACGGGGCATGAGCGTAAATTTCCTCGTGAGCTGTCGGGCGGCATGAAGCAGCGGGTTCAGATCGCAAGGGTACTCGCGAATGACCCGGAGCTTTTGCTGATGGATGAACCGCTGGGGGCCCTGGATGCGTTCACCCGCAGAATAATGCAGGATGAACTGGTGCGGATATGGACGGAGACCAAGAAGACGGTCATTTTTGTAACGCATGATATTCAGGAGGCGGTGCTGCTCGGGGGCCGCATCGGCATTATGTCCATAGGTCCGGACTCGCGCGTGTTCGAAATTATGGATAACCGTCTTGAGTATCCCCGTGACATCACCTCGCGGGAGTTCAATTTAATGCAGAAAAAGCTCCAAAGCATCTTCCAGGACGATCTGTATTTTCATTTATAA